A window of Methanolobus sediminis contains these coding sequences:
- a CDS encoding undecaprenyl diphosphate synthase family protein, with protein MSFVTSLYEKHLMQQISKYPIPEHVSLVISETDLLYAEGFRKLKDYVTWCRQTGIRMTSIYIEVLDTEETLRSQMIEKLTAKLTEYLTKAPGSIGYQLFGENGELHSERKGKDFQIYISVGFGGRKEVTKAVRDILQKVKEGKIKPSEISEKDIESCLTVRYEPDLFIRSGGKHLSDFLIWQSIYSEYYFTDVDWRSIRKLDIIRIIRDFQKRQRRFGK; from the coding sequence ATGAGCTTTGTAACATCTCTCTACGAAAAACACCTGATGCAACAGATCAGCAAGTATCCAATACCGGAGCATGTGTCCCTGGTAATTTCCGAAACTGATCTGCTCTATGCAGAAGGTTTCAGGAAACTCAAGGATTACGTCACCTGGTGCAGACAGACAGGCATCAGAATGACAAGTATCTACATTGAGGTTCTTGACACCGAGGAGACACTCAGGTCCCAGATGATAGAGAAACTTACGGCAAAGCTCACTGAATATCTCACAAAAGCACCCGGAAGTATCGGATACCAGCTCTTTGGAGAGAACGGGGAACTTCATTCCGAAAGAAAAGGAAAGGATTTTCAGATCTACATATCAGTTGGATTTGGAGGACGGAAAGAAGTCACAAAAGCTGTAAGGGACATACTTCAAAAAGTAAAGGAAGGAAAAATAAAACCATCAGAGATAAGTGAAAAGGACATTGAATCCTGCCTTACGGTCAGATATGAACCTGACCTTTTCATCCGTTCTGGCGGAAAACACCTTTCTGATTTCCTTATCTGGCAATCCATTTATTCAGAATATTATTTTACCGATGTGGACTGGCGCAGCATAAGGAAACTCGACATAATAAGGATAATCAGGGATTTTCAGAAGCGTCAGAGACGTTTTGGAAAATAG
- a CDS encoding DUF5658 family protein, protein MSFIKDIKHVLLLYVIGDTLTTLYALKTGNFYEGNPILSSIFGMYGATSLISLKIGFMFLLYHVYNNADRYYWNITRHTVACIGLLATASNMAAVLNYY, encoded by the coding sequence ATGTCTTTTATAAAAGATATCAAACATGTCTTACTTCTCTATGTAATCGGTGACACCCTCACAACATTATATGCGCTAAAAACAGGGAATTTCTACGAAGGAAACCCTATATTGTCCAGTATATTTGGCATGTACGGTGCTACTTCACTTATTTCTCTGAAAATTGGTTTTATGTTCCTGCTCTATCATGTATATAATAACGCAGACAGATATTACTGGAATATTACACGACACACGGTAGCATGTATCGGTCTTCTTGCAACTGCAAGCAATATGGCAGCGGTACTTAACTACTACTGA
- a CDS encoding aspartate-semialdehyde dehydrogenase, producing MSYKVGIMGATGAVGREIIEVLHDRNFPVEKLRLFASVRSAGKVMETPFGEITIENADEADYSEMDIAFFAISGGWSQENAEKATSAGCYVIDNSSAFRYDDNVPLVVPEINANAIGDSKLIANPNCTTAIAAIPLYTLHKEYGVKKVIISTYQATSGAGAAGMSELTEETRNYLEGKEVGNKVFAYPIAFNAIPHIDSFQENDYTREEMKVVWETRKIFSEPDMSISCTCVRIPTMRVHAESIVIETEKPVNPADAKKLLSSVEGVELKDDIANNVYPMPITATKKYDVEVGRIRQNLVFGDHGLEFFVCGDQILKGAALNAVQIAEKL from the coding sequence ATGAGTTACAAAGTAGGAATTATGGGTGCTACCGGTGCAGTAGGTAGAGAAATTATTGAAGTATTGCACGACAGGAATTTCCCTGTGGAAAAGTTAAGGCTTTTTGCTTCGGTAAGAAGTGCTGGCAAAGTCATGGAAACTCCATTCGGCGAAATTACTATTGAAAATGCTGATGAGGCAGATTACTCTGAAATGGATATTGCATTTTTCGCAATTAGTGGTGGATGGAGCCAGGAGAATGCTGAAAAGGCAACCAGTGCCGGATGCTATGTTATTGACAACAGCAGCGCCTTCAGGTACGATGACAATGTACCTCTGGTAGTTCCTGAGATCAATGCAAATGCTATAGGGGATTCAAAACTCATTGCAAACCCTAACTGTACAACTGCAATTGCAGCTATTCCGCTGTATACACTACACAAAGAGTACGGTGTGAAAAAGGTAATTATCAGTACCTATCAGGCTACAAGCGGAGCCGGTGCTGCAGGTATGAGCGAACTTACAGAAGAGACTCGCAATTACCTTGAAGGGAAGGAAGTCGGAAACAAGGTATTTGCTTATCCGATTGCTTTCAATGCAATTCCACACATTGACAGTTTCCAGGAGAATGACTACACCCGCGAGGAAATGAAGGTCGTCTGGGAAACCAGGAAGATCTTCTCTGAGCCGGACATGTCAATAAGCTGCACATGTGTAAGGATACCAACCATGAGAGTGCATGCTGAAAGCATTGTAATTGAAACTGAAAAGCCTGTAAACCCTGCTGATGCAAAGAAACTGTTAAGCTCAGTTGAAGGCGTTGAACTCAAGGATGATATTGCTAACAATGTTTATCCAATGCCAATAACTGCTACAAAGAAATATGATGTGGAAGTTGGCAGGATCAGGCAGAACCTTGTGTTTGGTGACCACGGTCTTGAATTCTTCGTATGTGGTGACCAGATCTTGAAGGGTGCAGCGCTCAATGCTGTACAGATCGCTGAGAAGCTCTGA
- a CDS encoding DUF5817 domain-containing protein, whose amino-acid sequence MTYGVIICTKCREHAQIIEVNNSKTTRCQRCSATLNTRKLRIFFSSDDLKEAISIRTQIQAQLSGTGSKGKSLDALAEEYSYKHQTFGNEIDEKTACLIDNRKPQKKKKADELIIGILVENNNQMKRNDLKEKALKMDIGEEQFDDIIKKLLMAGELYSPSKDIVRIV is encoded by the coding sequence ATGACCTACGGAGTAATCATCTGTACAAAATGTAGGGAGCATGCACAGATAATTGAAGTTAATAACAGCAAGACAACACGCTGCCAGAGATGCAGTGCTACCCTGAATACCAGAAAGCTGCGTATCTTTTTTTCATCAGATGACCTTAAAGAGGCAATCTCAATAAGAACGCAGATACAGGCTCAGCTATCAGGAACCGGATCGAAAGGAAAATCGCTGGATGCTTTGGCAGAAGAATATTCTTACAAACACCAGACATTCGGAAATGAAATTGATGAGAAAACTGCCTGTCTTATAGACAACAGAAAACCACAAAAAAAGAAAAAGGCAGATGAACTTATAATCGGCATACTGGTGGAAAATAACAATCAGATGAAACGGAATGATCTGAAAGAAAAAGCTCTGAAAATGGATATAGGTGAAGAGCAATTCGATGATATTATCAAAAAATTGCTGATGGCAGGAGAACTGTACTCCCCATCAAAGGATATTGTCAGGATAGTATGA
- a CDS encoding redox-regulated ATPase YchF: MSMTIGLAGKPNAGKSTFFKAATLADVEIANYPFTTIHANKGVTYVKAECPCASRDKRCGNCSDGIRYVPIELIDVAGLVPDAHQGRGLGNSFLDDLRQAQAIIHVIDASGATDIEGNPVDIGDHDPLGDIDFLNHELTMWIHSIIMRNWTKLSRKIQAEGLNIEHILADQLMGAGVSEQHISEALSECKLDRNHLTKWTEEDIIHFCDVIRALSKPMIIAANKMDVAPPQNITNLLALEQIVVPTSAAAELALRSASKGKAIKYEPGDKDFTILSEELSPAQKKGLENVRMLIQKTEGTGVQKCINSAVFDLLDLIIVYPVEDEGKWTDKNGRMLPDAFLMKKGSNAHDLAYRVHSDIGDRFLYAVDAKTKMRLGEKHELNDGDVVKIVSTAK, from the coding sequence ATGTCGATGACAATAGGACTTGCAGGAAAGCCAAATGCAGGCAAATCCACATTCTTCAAGGCTGCAACACTTGCAGACGTTGAAATTGCAAATTATCCATTCACAACCATCCATGCTAACAAAGGAGTCACCTACGTAAAAGCAGAATGCCCATGCGCAAGCCGTGACAAACGCTGTGGCAACTGCAGCGATGGCATACGTTACGTGCCAATAGAGCTCATAGACGTAGCCGGACTGGTTCCTGACGCACACCAGGGAAGGGGACTTGGTAACTCCTTCCTCGACGACCTACGTCAGGCACAGGCCATCATTCACGTAATAGACGCCTCCGGTGCAACCGATATCGAAGGCAATCCGGTGGACATCGGCGACCATGACCCGCTTGGGGATATCGATTTCCTCAACCACGAACTCACAATGTGGATCCACAGCATCATCATGAGGAACTGGACAAAACTCTCACGCAAGATCCAGGCAGAAGGGCTTAACATCGAGCACATACTCGCAGACCAGCTCATGGGAGCAGGAGTTAGCGAGCAGCACATTAGTGAAGCACTTAGCGAATGCAAACTTGACAGGAACCACCTCACCAAATGGACCGAAGAAGACATAATTCATTTCTGTGACGTAATCCGTGCCCTTAGCAAACCAATGATAATCGCTGCAAACAAAATGGACGTAGCACCACCCCAGAACATCACAAACCTCCTGGCGCTTGAGCAAATAGTCGTGCCCACAAGTGCAGCTGCTGAACTGGCACTGCGTTCCGCATCCAAAGGAAAAGCGATCAAATACGAGCCAGGAGATAAAGACTTCACCATCCTCTCAGAAGAACTCAGCCCTGCGCAGAAAAAGGGACTTGAGAACGTGCGCATGCTCATACAAAAAACCGAAGGCACAGGCGTGCAGAAGTGCATTAACAGCGCCGTATTCGACCTTCTTGACCTTATAATCGTCTATCCTGTGGAGGATGAAGGCAAGTGGACCGATAAGAACGGACGCATGCTTCCTGACGCATTCCTCATGAAAAAAGGGTCAAATGCTCATGACCTTGCATACAGGGTTCACTCTGACATAGGAGACCGTTTCCTCTACGCAGTGGACGCAAAAACTAAGATGCGCCTTGGTGAAAAGCACGAGCTGAATGATGGCGATGTCGTCAAGATAGTTTCCACTGCGAAATAA
- the rimI gene encoding ribosomal protein S18-alanine N-acetyltransferase produces MKDIVIRRAELPDIPRVVEIEECSFEVPWPDFLFKAYLNNPGFVVYENGRILGYAIVGTSEDRTRSHLQSIAVHKDCRRQGIATKLLDWCIDLAKLYGFDRMTLEVREKNVDAQLFYSENGFKVEGRIDGYYVDDNAIVMGRDI; encoded by the coding sequence GTGAAAGATATTGTCATTAGAAGGGCAGAGTTACCGGATATTCCGCGTGTCGTTGAGATAGAGGAGTGTTCTTTTGAGGTTCCCTGGCCTGATTTTCTTTTCAAGGCCTATCTTAACAATCCGGGATTTGTTGTCTATGAGAACGGCAGGATACTTGGTTATGCAATTGTCGGAACCTCGGAGGACAGAACCAGGTCACATCTGCAGAGTATTGCTGTCCATAAGGACTGCCGCCGGCAGGGAATTGCTACAAAGCTGCTTGATTGGTGTATTGACCTTGCAAAGCTCTATGGTTTTGACAGGATGACACTTGAGGTCAGGGAGAAAAATGTCGATGCACAGTTGTTCTACTCTGAGAACGGTTTTAAGGTAGAGGGCAGGATAGACGGCTACTATGTCGATGATAATGCCATTGTAATGGGCAGGGATATCTGA
- a CDS encoding energy-coupling factor transporter ATPase, whose product MIKIKNLSYHYPDGSSALDSITLNIRKGEFVAIAGKNGCGKSTLLRHINGLLQPSEGSVTVKGIDTSDRSKLQEIRRTAAMVFQDPQSQFIGMTVEDDIAFGPENLGLPSSEIKRRVSIALESVGMSAYRYNTPRTLSGGQKQKVALASVLAMEPEIILFDEVTSMLDSVSRMDMLSLIRQLHEAGTTIIYVTHLLEELVLADRLLLMKKGCITQDGNPRDIISKISSGSFGFDAPPIIELSKKLVDAGIIESSFLPLSKDELLEAICRLK is encoded by the coding sequence ATGATAAAAATTAAAAATCTGAGTTATCATTATCCGGATGGCAGTTCTGCCCTGGATTCCATAACTCTTAACATCCGCAAAGGTGAATTTGTCGCCATTGCCGGAAAGAATGGTTGTGGTAAATCAACCCTGTTGCGTCATATTAACGGACTCCTGCAACCCTCAGAAGGCTCCGTAACAGTAAAAGGAATTGATACTTCAGATAGGTCAAAACTTCAGGAGATCCGCAGAACAGCCGCAATGGTGTTCCAGGACCCTCAATCCCAATTCATCGGCATGACAGTTGAGGATGATATTGCATTCGGTCCGGAGAATTTAGGTCTTCCCTCTTCCGAGATCAAAAGGCGTGTATCAATAGCACTTGAATCAGTGGGAATGTCTGCTTACAGGTATAACACTCCCAGAACTCTCAGTGGCGGTCAGAAGCAGAAAGTAGCCCTTGCTTCAGTTCTTGCAATGGAGCCTGAGATCATACTTTTTGATGAGGTTACATCCATGCTTGATTCTGTATCCAGAATGGATATGCTTTCCTTAATCCGGCAGTTACATGAAGCAGGCACTACTATAATCTATGTGACTCATCTGTTGGAGGAACTTGTCCTTGCAGACAGGCTTTTGCTAATGAAAAAAGGGTGTATCACCCAGGATGGGAATCCCAGGGATATTATCAGTAAGATAAGTTCCGGTAGTTTTGGTTTTGATGCCCCTCCTATTATTGAATTATCAAAAAAGCTCGTAGATGCCGGAATAATTGAGTCCTCTTTTTTGCCTTTATCAAAAGACGAACTTCTGGAGGCTATATGTCGGTTGAAGTAA
- a CDS encoding ATP-binding cassette domain-containing protein, whose translation MSVEVKDVSFFYNKGTSLEKKALDKVSFSIDKGEFILITGEVGSGKSTLIRHLNGILKPHSGFVKINGINSTNKKLRSKIGLLMQYPQRQLFGRTVLEDVSFGPSNFGLKGDKLKERVNDSLILAGLSPDIADLSPFSLSGGQMRLVALAGVLSMRPEYLILDEPTSGLDPENRASLFSTLKKLHGSGISVIVVSHQIDDFLPFVDKVLLLKDGCVDFIGSPEEYLLSVSSPVPEITSMMRELQECGFEVAGDVYSVDDAFNEIARTLGSDEGHENE comes from the coding sequence ATGTCGGTTGAAGTAAAGGATGTCAGTTTTTTCTATAATAAAGGGACATCCCTCGAAAAAAAGGCTCTTGATAAGGTAAGTTTTTCAATAGATAAGGGTGAATTTATCCTTATTACCGGAGAAGTAGGCTCTGGAAAATCAACTCTTATCAGGCATTTGAATGGTATTTTAAAGCCACATTCAGGCTTTGTTAAAATAAACGGTATCAATTCCACAAATAAGAAACTGCGGTCAAAAATTGGCCTGTTAATGCAGTATCCGCAAAGGCAGCTTTTTGGAAGGACCGTCCTTGAAGATGTTTCCTTTGGACCTTCAAATTTCGGCCTGAAAGGTGATAAGCTTAAAGAACGTGTAAATGACTCTCTGATCCTTGCGGGCTTAAGTCCTGATATTGCAGACCTTTCGCCCTTCTCACTTAGCGGAGGACAAATGCGGCTCGTAGCTCTTGCAGGTGTTCTTTCCATGAGACCTGAATATCTTATTCTGGATGAGCCTACATCAGGTCTTGACCCTGAAAACAGGGCATCTCTTTTCTCAACTCTGAAAAAACTTCATGGTTCAGGAATATCAGTTATCGTAGTATCACATCAGATTGATGATTTCCTGCCATTTGTTGATAAGGTACTTCTCCTAAAGGATGGTTGTGTGGATTTTATCGGAAGTCCGGAGGAATATTTGCTATCAGTGTCATCTCCAGTTCCTGAAATAACGTCAATGATGAGGGAATTGCAGGAATGCGGATTCGAAGTAGCCGGAGATGTATACTCAGTGGACGATGCTTTCAATGAGATTGCCAGAACCCTTGGCTCAGATGAGGGACATGAGAATGAATGA
- a CDS encoding ribonuclease HI family protein — MDAITFDGSCTPNPGGCMGLGWVVTLQNNSFSILGNDRLEKQTSNNALFAEYLALKKGMLEYVKADGQGPLTVMGDSQTVIYQMRGIYQIMDNDIWNIHRDITNIIREYELDIHFRWVPRMQNKQADRLSKTKQKVRIEYPNDREFLIDVRSSPAIGKLRKKIASMNATPFPTNAMYKRLHVSSKDLLSDKDLFELREMAGKRATRIAIETFPGKCDKNKYHQAQALRWMLRGLAIDLAIKKVKFDIQSKKVNGSRSAVKSKNSNSHTKKKTKSSGGAKYYLNRKTFAF; from the coding sequence ATGGATGCAATAACCTTCGATGGCTCATGCACACCTAATCCGGGAGGATGCATGGGGTTAGGCTGGGTTGTGACCTTGCAAAACAACTCATTCTCAATCCTCGGAAACGACCGCCTTGAGAAACAAACCAGCAATAACGCTCTTTTTGCAGAATATCTTGCCCTTAAAAAAGGCATGCTTGAATACGTCAAAGCTGATGGCCAGGGTCCGCTGACCGTAATGGGAGACAGCCAGACCGTGATCTACCAGATGCGTGGTATCTATCAGATAATGGATAATGATATCTGGAACATTCACCGGGATATTACCAACATCATCAGGGAGTATGAGCTGGATATTCATTTCCGCTGGGTTCCACGGATGCAGAACAAACAGGCTGACAGGCTTTCCAAGACCAAACAGAAAGTGAGGATCGAGTATCCGAATGACCGTGAGTTCCTTATCGATGTCAGAAGTTCTCCTGCCATTGGCAAACTGAGAAAGAAAATAGCTTCAATGAATGCCACTCCTTTCCCGACAAATGCCATGTATAAACGTCTGCACGTTTCTTCTAAAGACCTCCTTTCAGACAAAGATCTTTTTGAGCTTCGGGAAATGGCGGGGAAAAGGGCCACCAGAATAGCAATTGAAACCTTTCCGGGGAAATGTGATAAGAACAAATATCACCAGGCTCAGGCTCTTCGTTGGATGCTCAGGGGACTTGCTATTGATCTGGCCATCAAAAAAGTGAAGTTCGATATCCAAAGCAAAAAAGTAAATGGAAGCAGATCTGCTGTGAAATCAAAGAATAGTAACTCTCATACAAAAAAGAAAACAAAATCTTCAGGTGGAGCTAAGTACTATCTGAACAGAAAGACATTTGCTTTTTGA
- a CDS encoding biotin transporter BioY encodes MEENHFQTTDSNNIRKMVFASLFAALMAVGAYIEIPVPASPVPITLQTFFVLLTGAILGARWGAISVVVYLLLGIAGLPVFSGGSSGLGIIFGPTGGFLIGFMFGAFIIGYLSDRFGTKNIGLNIAIMFAGLFVIYVFGILQLMSIADLSLTQAIVLGMIPYLPGAVLKLIAAAVISSRYSLNN; translated from the coding sequence ATGGAAGAAAATCATTTTCAAACCACTGACAGTAACAACATTAGAAAAATGGTTTTTGCATCTCTTTTTGCTGCTTTGATGGCTGTGGGTGCATACATTGAGATACCTGTGCCTGCAAGTCCGGTTCCTATTACCTTGCAGACCTTTTTTGTATTACTTACAGGTGCGATTTTAGGGGCCAGATGGGGAGCAATTAGTGTGGTTGTGTATCTGCTTCTTGGAATTGCAGGTCTTCCTGTGTTCTCCGGTGGCAGTTCTGGTCTGGGTATAATATTCGGGCCAACCGGTGGTTTTCTCATTGGGTTCATGTTCGGTGCTTTTATCATAGGTTATCTGTCCGATCGTTTCGGAACAAAAAATATAGGTCTGAATATTGCTATTATGTTTGCAGGTCTTTTTGTGATCTATGTTTTTGGAATACTCCAGCTAATGAGCATTGCAGACCTGAGTCTCACACAGGCAATAGTGCTTGGAATGATACCTTATCTTCCGGGTGCAGTTTTGAAACTGATTGCTGCTGCCGTAATCTCCTCCCGATATTCCCTGAACAACTAG
- the thsA gene encoding thermosome subunit alpha, which produces MAGYASGNRNRSRARDAQSINILAGKAVAKAVRTTLGPKGMDKMLVDGLGDIVITNDGATILKEMDIEHPAAKMVVEVSKTQDAEVGDGTTTAAVLTGELLTKAEELIEKGVHPTIISGGYRHAAEKAVEILKTITIDVSPDDRETLMKLAKTSLTGKAAGEYKDFLAEKALDAVLSVVEETNGNLSVDVEDITIEKREGGSILESELVKGLVIDKERVRPNMPRKIENAKVLLASFAIEFQKIEKSAEIKITSPDQMNLFVEQEEKMVKEMVDKIIASGANVVFCQKGIDDLAQYYLEKAGIYACRRITKSDLKKLAKATGATLFQDVTDIRPEDLGAADVVEERELHGSKMTFLLGCKEAKTASLILHGGTTHIVDSLKRALNDALCVIGVALEDKKIVAGGGSPEIELALRLRDYAATLKGREQLAVGKFAEALEIIPQTLAENAGLDPIDKLIDLRAQHEQGNKNMGLDVYTGKVVDMYENNVLEPLRIKTQAINAATEATVMILRIDDVVAATGRGGAMPPGMPQPDMDM; this is translated from the coding sequence TTGGCAGGTTACGCTTCAGGGAACAGAAACAGGTCCCGTGCAAGGGATGCACAGAGCATTAACATCCTTGCAGGAAAAGCAGTTGCAAAAGCAGTCAGGACAACACTTGGTCCAAAAGGTATGGACAAGATGCTTGTCGACGGGCTTGGAGATATCGTCATCACAAACGATGGTGCTACAATCCTCAAGGAAATGGACATTGAACACCCAGCTGCAAAGATGGTAGTTGAGGTTTCAAAAACACAGGATGCAGAAGTCGGTGACGGTACAACAACCGCAGCAGTCCTCACAGGAGAACTTCTCACAAAGGCCGAAGAGCTTATCGAGAAGGGTGTTCACCCAACAATCATCTCCGGTGGATACAGGCATGCAGCAGAGAAGGCTGTTGAGATCCTAAAGACAATCACGATCGATGTTTCTCCTGATGACAGGGAAACCCTGATGAAGCTGGCAAAGACCTCCCTCACAGGAAAAGCTGCAGGCGAATACAAAGATTTCCTTGCAGAGAAAGCTCTTGATGCTGTACTTTCAGTTGTTGAAGAGACAAATGGAAACCTCAGTGTAGATGTTGAGGATATTACTATCGAGAAGCGTGAAGGCGGCAGTATTCTTGAAAGTGAACTTGTCAAAGGTCTTGTAATTGACAAGGAAAGAGTAAGGCCAAACATGCCAAGGAAAATTGAGAATGCAAAGGTCCTCCTTGCAAGCTTTGCTATCGAGTTCCAAAAGATAGAGAAGAGCGCAGAGATCAAGATCACCTCACCTGACCAGATGAACCTGTTTGTTGAGCAGGAAGAGAAAATGGTCAAGGAAATGGTGGACAAAATAATTGCAAGTGGTGCAAATGTTGTATTCTGTCAGAAAGGTATTGATGACCTTGCACAGTACTATCTTGAGAAAGCTGGTATTTATGCATGCAGAAGAATAACAAAGAGCGACCTTAAGAAGCTCGCAAAGGCAACCGGTGCAACTCTGTTCCAGGATGTAACTGACATCAGGCCGGAAGACCTTGGTGCAGCAGATGTTGTAGAAGAACGTGAGCTTCACGGTTCAAAAATGACTTTCCTACTCGGATGCAAGGAAGCCAAGACTGCTTCACTTATTCTCCACGGTGGTACAACACACATCGTAGACAGTCTCAAGCGTGCACTTAACGATGCACTCTGTGTTATCGGTGTAGCACTTGAAGACAAGAAGATCGTTGCTGGTGGCGGATCACCTGAGATCGAGCTTGCACTCAGACTCAGGGACTATGCAGCAACACTTAAGGGAAGAGAGCAGCTCGCAGTCGGCAAGTTCGCAGAGGCACTTGAGATCATTCCACAGACACTTGCAGAGAATGCAGGTCTTGACCCAATAGACAAGCTCATTGACCTCCGTGCACAGCACGAGCAGGGTAACAAGAACATGGGTCTTGATGTTTACACCGGAAAGGTTGTAGACATGTACGAGAACAATGTCCTTGAGCCACTCAGAATTAAGACCCAGGCAATCAATGCAGCAACAGAAGCAACAGTTATGATCCTCAGGATCGATGATGTTGTAGCTGCAACCGGCAGAGGCGGCGCAATGCCACCAGGAATGCCACAGCCTGATATGGATATGTAA